A genomic stretch from Nitrobacter winogradskyi Nb-255 includes:
- a CDS encoding phytanoyl-CoA dioxygenase family protein, whose translation MTTFDPPADTLPDLASGNIVSPPVPAYRSSSLPDIDYDAHPAYGGILPAATLSERFHALRVFAKSFAFVTIRRIVDYENMPLLSKEAGGGHLNLSSATRYLTMFASIRAQRFLRTLIGTRRAAKPTNETLFQRMKSDGVACMTLSPEEMENIRQVIAPCFAHLDERRAAIPVERRKFDDNVYWCTRSRESKVFETIEEVFRRHGITDVASAYLGRPVRVKHVNPQINDDDYTFWKKQFADTDVPDPWSTYLHIDATYGMLKCALYIHDIGPDGGPFCYVRGSHRIKVGWFEGMIRRTNDFCGFSGRKPEARKKFMALPRMLRKKADFGADVLDDSAASKSVREGHFAATSNYGNCVLFDGHGIHRGGMVNKGERRCIFVLLAEV comes from the coding sequence ATGACGACGTTCGACCCGCCAGCAGATACTTTACCGGATTTGGCGTCAGGCAACATCGTGTCCCCCCCTGTTCCAGCGTATCGCAGCAGTTCGTTGCCAGACATCGACTATGACGCGCATCCGGCATATGGAGGAATCTTGCCGGCCGCGACCTTGTCCGAACGCTTTCATGCGTTGCGCGTTTTCGCTAAATCGTTTGCGTTTGTCACGATCCGCCGCATTGTCGACTATGAAAACATGCCCCTACTTTCAAAGGAGGCCGGGGGCGGACATCTGAACCTCTCATCTGCAACCCGCTACTTGACAATGTTCGCGTCGATCCGGGCTCAGCGCTTTCTGCGGACCTTGATCGGAACTCGCCGCGCCGCCAAACCTACGAACGAGACGTTGTTCCAACGAATGAAATCCGATGGTGTGGCGTGCATGACACTGTCCCCCGAGGAGATGGAAAACATTCGTCAGGTCATCGCGCCGTGCTTTGCTCACCTCGACGAACGTCGCGCCGCCATCCCAGTCGAAAGACGGAAGTTCGACGACAATGTTTACTGGTGCACGAGATCACGCGAATCAAAGGTGTTTGAGACCATAGAAGAGGTCTTCAGGCGACATGGCATCACTGATGTCGCCAGCGCCTATCTCGGGCGACCCGTCAGGGTGAAACACGTCAATCCGCAAATCAACGACGACGATTATACCTTCTGGAAGAAGCAATTCGCCGACACCGACGTACCGGACCCCTGGAGTACCTATCTTCACATCGACGCCACATACGGCATGTTGAAATGCGCCCTGTATATCCACGATATCGGGCCGGACGGTGGACCATTCTGCTACGTTCGCGGCAGCCATCGCATCAAGGTTGGCTGGTTCGAAGGCATGATACGCCGAACAAACGACTTTTGTGGTTTCTCCGGACGTAAACCCGAAGCCCGAAAGAAGTTCATGGCGTTGCCGCGCATGCTTAGGAAGAAGGCAGATTTTGGTGCTGACGTACTCGATGATTCCGCAGCCTCAAAATCCGTTCGAGAAGGGCACTTTGCTGCCACATCCAACTACGGAAATTGCGTGCTGTTCGATGGTCATGGCATTCATCGTGGCGGCATGGTCAATAAGGGCGAGCGGCGCTGTATCTTTGTATTGCTGGCAGAGGTTTGA
- a CDS encoding FkbM family methyltransferase — translation MKTFISAALRGINRAIAPFGVRLMRNNAPTRSFALFFAHLRSLGFECKTVIDVGVAFGTPPIYDAFPDAKYFLVEPVAECRSVLEELKGRLNAEYFLVAAGATNGEVTFNVHDDISGSSLFAQVEGKALDGEARLTPIRRLDSLLPEKLEHPVLLKIDTQGAEIEVLKGLGDRISAIDLLIVETSMLPMRQGIPEFAEIVRFCDEAGFAVYDVLEGHTRVLDGALAQIDLALVRKDSILRKQSAFFTEKQAADYLNRPSKLRRAKVG, via the coding sequence ATGAAGACCTTTATTTCGGCTGCCCTTCGTGGCATCAACCGTGCTATTGCGCCGTTCGGCGTTCGCCTGATGCGAAACAATGCGCCGACCCGAAGTTTCGCGCTTTTCTTCGCGCACCTTCGCTCCTTGGGTTTCGAATGCAAGACTGTGATCGATGTCGGAGTCGCTTTCGGAACGCCGCCGATCTATGATGCATTTCCGGACGCGAAATATTTTCTGGTCGAGCCTGTTGCGGAATGTCGCTCCGTTCTGGAGGAACTCAAAGGGCGATTGAATGCCGAATATTTTCTTGTGGCCGCTGGCGCCACCAATGGTGAGGTCACCTTCAATGTTCATGATGACATTTCAGGGTCAAGTTTGTTCGCGCAGGTTGAAGGCAAGGCGCTGGATGGCGAAGCGCGGCTGACGCCGATCAGACGGCTGGATTCGTTGTTGCCGGAAAAGCTGGAACATCCCGTATTGCTCAAGATCGATACGCAGGGCGCCGAAATCGAAGTCTTGAAAGGATTAGGTGATCGAATTTCCGCAATCGACCTTTTGATTGTGGAGACCTCTATGTTGCCCATGAGGCAGGGGATTCCGGAGTTTGCTGAGATCGTGCGTTTTTGCGATGAAGCCGGGTTCGCGGTCTACGACGTTCTCGAAGGACATACGCGCGTGCTCGACGGCGCCTTGGCGCAGATCGATCTAGCACTTGTGCGCAAGGACAGCATCTTGCGCAAACAATCGGCATTCTTCACTGAAAAACAGGCCGCCGATTATCTAAACCGGCCGAGCAAGCTGCGGCGGGCTAAGGTCGGTTGA
- a CDS encoding NAD-dependent epimerase/dehydratase family protein has protein sequence MKTMVTGSSGFIGQALVRRLRQEQFEVFGLDNRHSAATDHVYDILDAERLKEVVQKLSPDFLVHLAARTDLDEKHDLAGYATNIDGVKNLIDAVRLTPSIKRAIWTSSQLVCRVGYVPHSDTDYNADTLYGQSKMRTEQIVRADNGADRDWILVRPTTVWGPGMSAHYQRFLRMIQRGHYFHVGTKPLWKSYSYIENIAHQYIQMLRAPTDAVHGKTFYLADYEPLDLLTWGDSFQRAFKARRIPHIPLTVARALALCGDAANAAGLNQVPFNSFRLNNVLTQYTFNMRPTAAVCGPLPYTIEQGVTETAAWLEQL, from the coding sequence ATGAAAACGATGGTAACCGGCAGCAGCGGCTTTATCGGCCAAGCATTGGTGAGAAGGCTGAGACAGGAACAGTTCGAAGTCTTTGGTCTCGACAACAGGCATTCCGCCGCAACAGATCATGTATACGACATTCTGGACGCGGAACGTCTAAAGGAAGTCGTTCAGAAACTTTCGCCGGATTTTCTCGTGCATCTCGCCGCACGGACTGATCTGGACGAGAAGCACGACCTTGCAGGCTATGCAACCAATATCGATGGCGTGAAGAACCTCATTGACGCCGTACGTCTCACGCCATCAATAAAACGGGCGATCTGGACATCATCACAACTGGTGTGCCGCGTGGGGTACGTTCCCCACAGCGACACCGATTACAACGCCGATACTCTTTACGGGCAAAGCAAGATGCGCACGGAACAGATCGTGCGCGCCGACAACGGAGCCGACCGTGACTGGATCTTGGTTCGGCCCACGACGGTTTGGGGCCCAGGAATGAGCGCCCACTACCAACGCTTCCTACGAATGATTCAGCGCGGCCACTATTTTCATGTCGGCACGAAGCCACTATGGAAGTCATACAGTTACATTGAGAACATCGCGCATCAGTATATCCAGATGCTCCGCGCTCCGACGGACGCCGTCCATGGGAAGACTTTCTATCTCGCGGACTATGAACCGCTCGATCTGCTGACTTGGGGCGACTCCTTCCAGCGTGCGTTCAAGGCGAGGAGAATACCACATATTCCGTTGACAGTAGCACGAGCGCTCGCGCTTTGCGGCGACGCGGCAAACGCCGCAGGACTCAACCAAGTTCCTTTCAACTCGTTTCGTTTAAACAACGTACTTACACAGTATACATTTAACATGAGGCCAACTGCTGCGGTCTGCGGTCCACTGCCTTATACGATTGAGCAAGGGGTGACCGAAACGGCAGCTTGGCTTGAGCAGTTGTAG
- a CDS encoding O-antigen polymerase codes for MNKTSLLSPALLMPLAWLIILLAVALGPIDYFSQPSWPVLIIVGFGVALFCAAYQVGAMTFDAWIARRKPLPLPSRTTLNRTVVIASLFGLAGIAMIALDRTVLSGINNSGYAALLRCAPELVDYIEIKRTVLIYLGYVIFSFGYASLALFLLRGEEIQGWPATLAQLSIFSPVGYALLYSGRMPILLVIALIISVGLVRLVQGRSFLPRGHHLFIKTVLFAILFMFYANAMWSARQSFCTDMSGLVEELRSRVNEQASRAVNKANERREEILRQLGSASLDQEKKLRQQLAALEGIIATAGKGGPETSMGAENLSRMIETRKAAVTLPIELRGGRTDFAMFAAVMRDAWHAQPRSYVLSAVESQFIPENSMRSILSNYFYLTHGVRTLDAVWQARENLTPVWGVYEVGILSPLLRVFLPDNQILSLMSSQLRSAEIYGFFPSVWGAAYIDFGASGAMIYIMLWGLVAGLSFRGSRVSTLATPPLILTFIFSSIALSPLQAPLGIANSALVLVSILIVGLAVDFTIIKRGRSTLIAVDARSESNVS; via the coding sequence TTGAACAAGACTTCTCTCCTGTCGCCGGCGCTGCTGATGCCGTTAGCGTGGCTCATAATATTACTAGCAGTAGCCCTTGGCCCGATTGACTACTTTTCGCAACCGTCGTGGCCTGTTCTGATCATTGTCGGATTCGGCGTCGCTTTATTTTGTGCGGCATATCAGGTGGGTGCGATGACTTTTGACGCATGGATCGCGCGTCGGAAGCCGCTACCGTTGCCTTCCCGGACAACTTTGAATCGTACGGTTGTTATCGCATCGCTGTTCGGACTCGCGGGGATCGCAATGATTGCTCTTGATCGGACGGTGCTGAGCGGAATCAACAACAGCGGATACGCAGCATTGCTACGATGTGCACCAGAATTGGTTGACTATATCGAGATCAAGAGAACGGTTCTTATTTACTTAGGGTATGTGATTTTTTCTTTCGGGTATGCTTCTCTTGCGCTGTTTCTCCTCAGAGGGGAAGAAATTCAGGGATGGCCTGCGACGCTAGCACAGTTGTCGATTTTCTCCCCCGTGGGTTATGCGCTGCTCTATTCCGGCCGTATGCCGATCCTGCTTGTGATTGCTCTGATCATCTCGGTTGGCTTGGTTCGCTTGGTCCAGGGGCGATCTTTTCTGCCGCGGGGGCACCATCTCTTCATCAAGACGGTTTTGTTCGCAATTCTGTTTATGTTCTATGCGAATGCAATGTGGTCGGCGAGGCAGAGTTTCTGCACCGATATGAGCGGTCTTGTTGAGGAACTGCGTTCGCGTGTTAACGAGCAGGCATCTCGTGCGGTCAATAAGGCAAATGAGCGTCGCGAGGAAATTTTACGACAACTTGGGAGCGCCAGCCTGGACCAGGAGAAGAAGCTCCGACAACAGTTGGCTGCACTCGAAGGAATAATCGCGACTGCCGGGAAGGGTGGTCCCGAGACATCGATGGGAGCCGAGAATCTCAGCAGGATGATCGAAACGAGGAAGGCGGCCGTCACGCTGCCGATCGAATTGCGTGGAGGACGAACCGATTTTGCGATGTTCGCGGCTGTCATGCGGGACGCGTGGCACGCCCAGCCACGGAGCTATGTCTTGTCGGCGGTCGAATCCCAGTTCATTCCAGAGAATTCGATGAGAAGTATCCTGAGCAATTACTTCTACCTCACGCACGGCGTTCGCACACTGGATGCGGTATGGCAGGCGCGAGAGAATTTGACCCCCGTCTGGGGTGTTTACGAGGTTGGCATTCTGTCGCCGCTATTGCGGGTATTCTTGCCAGACAACCAGATCCTCTCATTAATGAGCAGCCAACTGAGGTCGGCGGAGATTTATGGTTTCTTCCCATCGGTGTGGGGAGCCGCCTATATCGACTTTGGAGCGTCGGGCGCAATGATCTATATTATGCTTTGGGGGCTCGTTGCAGGTTTGAGCTTTCGGGGCAGCCGAGTGTCAACGCTTGCAACGCCGCCATTGATCCTCACTTTCATATTTTCGAGCATAGCGCTTAGCCCGTTACAGGCACCGCTCGGTATTGCCAACTCGGCTTTGGTGTTGGTTTCGATTCTTATCGTTGGCTTGGCAGTTGACTTCACAATCATCAAGCGGGGACGTTCAACCCTGATTGCCGTGGATGCGCGCTCCGAGTCAAACGTATCCTAA
- a CDS encoding lipopolysaccharide biosynthesis protein, translated as MRVRLLSFLRRPTVLTAGVAMVLRGATLASRFLLSILLARMLSPSDMGEYGLITAMLAFGLFVLGLEFYSYTLRELVPASPAKRVQIIADQIVLASASFAVISIVAVVAALMGLLPKKILFLFLLVLVTENASLEAMRILIITSRVVHAYIAGFLRGGIWVFALGLLMYLEPSTRSLEMVLIWWAGGGLLAVVYSALCLLDLPWRNLRCYRPDLGWIQAGLRTARPFMLTAVSALMLSYIDRFFIDGFVGRHELGIYTFYSTILIGILSLGTSISHQFLPRIISGHAVGADAYRRIVVLFLVSMLIVAGGLVVVAGLTMGPLLRLFGLRDYAEFIGVFYLMLPGLFLRMLADVPSYALYAAHSDKVLLLCNISAAAVTVVSNIVLVPIFGLAGAALSGAFASAILFLSLGVVARDRTRNYSGRPTETAAISNDTHARYN; from the coding sequence ATGCGTGTTCGTTTGCTCAGTTTTTTAAGGCGACCAACCGTGCTCACCGCGGGTGTCGCCATGGTGTTACGCGGTGCAACCCTTGCCAGCCGGTTTCTGTTGTCGATCTTGCTAGCGCGGATGTTGTCGCCCTCCGATATGGGTGAATACGGGCTGATTACAGCCATGCTTGCGTTCGGCCTGTTTGTCCTGGGGCTTGAATTTTACTCGTATACATTGCGCGAGTTGGTGCCGGCTTCCCCCGCCAAGCGCGTCCAGATCATTGCCGATCAGATCGTGCTGGCCTCCGCTTCCTTCGCAGTCATTTCGATCGTAGCGGTGGTCGCGGCACTGATGGGGCTGTTACCCAAGAAGATTCTGTTTTTGTTCTTGTTGGTCTTGGTGACAGAGAATGCCTCGCTGGAGGCCATGCGCATTCTCATTATTACCTCACGCGTTGTCCACGCCTATATCGCTGGATTTCTCCGGGGAGGAATATGGGTCTTTGCGTTAGGCCTTCTGATGTATTTGGAGCCTTCAACGCGTTCTTTGGAAATGGTACTGATCTGGTGGGCTGGTGGTGGACTGCTCGCGGTCGTCTATTCAGCGCTGTGCTTGCTTGATCTTCCCTGGCGGAACCTTCGTTGCTATCGACCGGATCTCGGCTGGATCCAGGCGGGATTGCGCACAGCGCGGCCGTTCATGTTGACGGCGGTGAGTGCACTTATGCTGTCTTATATCGATCGATTTTTCATCGACGGGTTTGTTGGCCGACACGAACTTGGGATCTATACTTTCTATTCGACGATTCTGATCGGGATCCTATCACTGGGTACTTCTATTTCTCATCAGTTCCTGCCCCGGATTATTTCAGGACACGCTGTCGGCGCGGATGCTTATCGAAGAATCGTCGTATTGTTTCTAGTATCGATGCTGATCGTTGCCGGAGGGCTGGTAGTTGTCGCGGGATTGACGATGGGACCGCTTCTTCGCTTGTTCGGTTTGCGAGACTATGCCGAGTTTATCGGCGTATTTTATCTCATGCTGCCGGGACTTTTCCTGCGCATGCTCGCTGACGTTCCGTCATATGCACTCTATGCCGCCCATTCCGATAAGGTGTTGCTATTGTGCAACATAAGTGCCGCAGCCGTAACAGTAGTCTCTAACATCGTTCTGGTACCGATATTTGGGTTAGCTGGTGCCGCTTTATCCGGCGCGTTTGCGAGTGCGATCCTGTTCCTTTCTCTAGGTGTGGTTGCGCGCGATCGTACCCGGAACTACAGCGGCCGGCCCACCGAGACGGCCGCGATTTCGAATGATACGCATGCGCGGTATAACTAA
- a CDS encoding LegC family aminotransferase, with protein sequence MAISAQAGPAVEACFLSSILEAVDLALSSAKRPVALHEPRFGARERELVMDCVDTGWVSSAGRYVTLFEEMVASAVGVPHAVAVVNGTTALHAALVLEGVRPGDEVIVPSITFVATANAVSHAGAVPHFVDSTWMTMGLDPVALDEHLQQVSERRDGQLFNRQTGRRIRAVVPVHVFGHPVDVPQLQALLAKYDLIFIEDATESLGSTWKGQACGTFGHSAVLSFNGNKIITTGGGGMILTADDQYARRARHLTTTAKIAHQWAFEHDEVGYNYRLPNINAALGCGQVERLPEMVAAKRALATRYMQVFENVSGARIFREPGGAASNYWLNTLVLDREFSDERDALLSMLHANGIQARPLWTPLHLLPMYSDCPRAPLPVAEDMFTRCINLPSSPFLSGERN encoded by the coding sequence ATGGCGATTTCAGCGCAAGCCGGGCCTGCGGTAGAGGCGTGTTTTCTGTCTTCAATACTTGAAGCAGTCGATCTTGCTCTTTCGTCAGCCAAGCGACCCGTTGCGTTGCATGAACCGCGTTTCGGGGCGCGGGAGCGCGAGCTTGTCATGGATTGCGTCGACACCGGTTGGGTATCTTCCGCCGGTCGATACGTTACGCTTTTCGAGGAGATGGTCGCTTCTGCCGTTGGTGTTCCACATGCGGTCGCGGTGGTTAACGGCACCACGGCCCTCCACGCGGCTCTGGTGCTGGAGGGCGTGAGGCCGGGCGACGAAGTCATCGTGCCGTCGATTACCTTCGTGGCAACAGCCAATGCCGTTAGCCATGCGGGAGCGGTACCTCATTTCGTCGATTCGACGTGGATGACAATGGGGCTTGATCCCGTCGCACTGGACGAACACCTGCAACAGGTTAGCGAGCGGCGCGATGGACAGTTGTTCAATCGGCAAACTGGTAGACGCATCCGCGCCGTCGTTCCCGTTCATGTTTTTGGTCACCCTGTCGACGTCCCTCAACTGCAAGCGCTGTTGGCCAAATATGATCTCATCTTCATTGAAGATGCGACGGAGTCGCTCGGCTCGACCTGGAAGGGTCAAGCGTGCGGAACGTTTGGCCACTCCGCAGTTCTGAGCTTCAATGGCAACAAGATCATTACGACTGGTGGCGGTGGTATGATCCTGACGGCAGACGATCAGTATGCCCGGCGTGCCCGCCATCTCACGACGACGGCAAAGATCGCGCACCAGTGGGCATTCGAGCATGATGAGGTGGGGTATAATTATCGGCTACCCAACATCAATGCGGCCTTGGGATGTGGCCAAGTTGAGCGGTTGCCGGAGATGGTCGCAGCCAAGCGCGCCTTGGCGACTCGATATATGCAGGTATTCGAAAATGTTTCTGGCGCCCGCATTTTCCGAGAGCCGGGTGGTGCAGCCAGCAACTATTGGCTGAACACGCTTGTGCTCGATCGCGAATTCTCGGACGAGCGTGACGCGCTGTTGTCGATGCTACACGCCAACGGCATCCAGGCGCGTCCGTTATGGACCCCGCTGCATTTGTTGCCGATGTATAGTGATTGTCCCCGCGCGCCGCTGCCCGTGGCCGAGGATATGTTTACACGATGCATTAATCTACCCAGTAGTCCGTTTCTCTCGGGCGAGCGGAATTGA
- a CDS encoding NAD-dependent 4,6-dehydratase LegB: MTSRKVLVTGAAGFIGSHLVEELVRRNLTVRAFVHYNSMGSRGWLDMSPRYIRDALDVFAGDIRDPNGVRDAMKGCDAVFHLAALIAIPYSYHSPDTYVDTNIRGTLNVVQAARDLGVAHVVHTSTSEVYGTAQFVPITEGHPLQGQSPYSASKIGADQIALSFERSFGTPVTVVRPFNTYGPRQSARAVIPAIITQIAGGARVIRLGSTEPTRDFSFVSDTVAGFIAADEQRAAIGEVVNLGSGFEVSIGNTAELIAEIMGVEIQIELDQSRQRPARSEVDRLFASNTKAQKLLSWTPQFAGLDGFRRGIEKTVPWFRDPVNLSRYRTSAYTL; encoded by the coding sequence ATGACATCACGGAAGGTACTGGTAACGGGGGCGGCCGGCTTCATCGGATCTCATTTGGTCGAAGAACTCGTTCGGCGCAACCTGACGGTTCGCGCTTTTGTACACTACAACAGTATGGGTTCCCGTGGTTGGCTCGATATGTCGCCCCGCTATATCCGCGACGCGCTTGATGTTTTCGCCGGTGACATTCGAGATCCGAACGGCGTTCGAGACGCGATGAAGGGTTGCGATGCCGTGTTTCATCTGGCTGCGCTTATCGCAATTCCGTATTCGTATCATTCTCCGGATACCTACGTTGACACCAACATTCGCGGGACATTGAACGTCGTGCAGGCGGCGCGCGATCTGGGGGTGGCGCATGTGGTTCACACATCAACTAGTGAGGTTTATGGTACGGCGCAATTTGTGCCCATCACGGAGGGGCATCCGCTGCAAGGACAATCTCCCTACTCTGCTAGCAAGATCGGCGCTGACCAGATTGCGCTTTCGTTTGAACGTTCGTTCGGTACGCCTGTGACCGTGGTGCGGCCCTTCAATACCTATGGGCCGCGTCAGTCAGCCCGTGCAGTGATTCCGGCCATTATTACCCAGATCGCCGGCGGTGCGCGCGTGATCAGGCTCGGGAGCACTGAGCCGACAAGGGATTTCAGTTTTGTATCGGACACGGTTGCCGGCTTCATTGCAGCGGATGAGCAGAGGGCGGCGATTGGTGAGGTTGTGAACCTTGGCAGCGGCTTTGAGGTATCGATCGGTAATACCGCAGAACTGATCGCGGAAATAATGGGCGTGGAGATCCAGATTGAGCTGGATCAGAGTCGGCAGCGTCCAGCGCGAAGCGAGGTTGACCGACTTTTCGCCAGCAATACCAAGGCTCAAAAACTGTTGAGTTGGACGCCGCAATTTGCTGGCCTCGACGGATTTCGCCGCGGCATCGAGAAAACTGTTCCTTGGTTCAGGGATCCCGTCAACCTGTCGCGTTATCGTACGTCTGCTTATACCTTGTGA
- a CDS encoding IS3 family transposase (programmed frameshift) has product MKQKSGPGKAPAEQVLKDIRRQTRRHYSAEEKIRIVLEGLRGEENISELCRREGIAASMYYGWSKEFLEAGKRRLAGDTARAATSGEVKDLRREASALKEVVADLTLENRLPKKKHERGWGERGMRYPASEKAEIIALVEQSHLPAKRTLDKLGIPRATFYRWYDRYRAGGIEALADHRSRPDRVWNRIPDDVRGQIIDLALELPELSPRELAVRFTDERKYFVSEASVYRLLKAHDLITSPAYVVIKAANEFKDKTTAANQLWQTDFTYLKITGWGWYYLSTVLDDFSRYIVAWRLGPTMCASDVTATLDQALAASGLDHVSVRQRPRLLSDNGSSYVADDLATWLRAKDMQHVRGAPYHPQTQGKIERWHQTLKNRILLENYYLPDDLKRQVAAFVEHYNHDRYHESIGNVTPADVYFGRAETILAERHRIKRDTIANRRLQHQLQAA; this is encoded by the exons ATGAAGCAGAAATCCGGACCAGGCAAAGCGCCGGCAGAACAGGTGCTGAAGGACATCCGACGGCAGACGCGCCGGCATTATTCGGCGGAGGAGAAGATCCGTATCGTGCTGGAAGGACTGCGCGGCGAGGAGAACATCTCCGAGCTTTGCCGCCGCGAAGGCATCGCCGCCTCGATGTATTACGGTTGGTCCAAGGAGTTCCTGGAAGCCGGCAAGCGCCGGTTGGCGGGCGACACGGCACGTGCCGCAACCTCTGGCGAGGTGAAAGATCTTCGTCGGGAAGCCTCGGCGTTGAAGGAAGTCGTCGCCGATCTCACCCTGGAGAACCGTCTGC CTAAAAAAAAGCATGAACGGGGATGGGGAGAACGAGGCATGAGGTATCCTGCGTCCGAGAAAGCCGAGATCATCGCGTTGGTGGAGCAGTCGCATTTGCCGGCCAAACGCACGCTGGACAAGCTCGGCATCCCCCGCGCCACGTTTTATAGATGGTACGATCGCTACCGCGCGGGCGGCATTGAGGCCCTGGCAGATCACCGCTCTCGACCGGATCGGGTCTGGAATCGTATCCCGGATGACGTCCGCGGCCAGATCATCGACCTGGCATTGGAGCTTCCGGAACTATCGCCGCGAGAGCTCGCCGTGCGGTTTACCGACGAGAGAAAGTACTTTGTCTCGGAGGCTTCGGTCTATCGGCTGCTGAAGGCGCACGACCTCATCACCAGTCCGGCCTATGTAGTGATCAAGGCGGCGAACGAGTTCAAGGACAAGACCACCGCCGCCAACCAGCTCTGGCAGACCGACTTCACCTACCTGAAGATCACCGGCTGGGGCTGGTACTATCTATCGACGGTGCTCGACGACTTCTCGCGCTACATCGTCGCCTGGAGGTTAGGTCCCACGATGTGTGCCTCCGACGTCACGGCTACGCTCGATCAGGCACTGGCCGCCTCTGGTCTGGATCACGTCAGCGTCAGGCAGCGGCCCCGGCTTCTCAGCGACAATGGTTCGAGTTACGTCGCGGATGATCTGGCCACGTGGCTCAGGGCCAAGGACATGCAGCATGTGCGCGGAGCGCCGTATCATCCTCAGACTCAGGGCAAGATCGAGCGTTGGCATCAAACGTTGAAGAACCGCATCCTGCTTGAGAACTACTATTTACCGGACGACCTCAAACGTCAGGTCGCCGCGTTCGTCGAACACTATAATCATGACCGCTACCACGAGAGCATCGGCAACGTTACACCTGCCGACGTCTACTTCGGCAGGGCTGAGACAATCCTCGCCGAACGACACCGCATCAAGCGCGACACCATCGCAAACCGTCGCTTGCAGCATCAGCTGCAGGCCGCTTAA
- a CDS encoding class I SAM-dependent methyltransferase, translating to MNQKSSLRKVPQFVSCVLTANRPHYDYGEGYFYQSLAELGVSGLRSTEARLKAYRLLDHIRDKTVLDIGCNAGFLSVSLAKAAQHVTGLDINPFLSALARTAAQALGRTNTEFLATGFEDAPLRGPYDVVMSLANHSTFDGQTRYDLQSYFDRCISLLKPDGLFIFESHTPSFEGEGITQVCEMISQRLNVKQRDICNYGTYLDRGRTFIIAEHSKL from the coding sequence ATGAACCAGAAATCCTCCCTTCGGAAAGTCCCTCAATTTGTCTCATGCGTGCTGACGGCGAACAGGCCCCATTACGACTATGGCGAAGGCTATTTCTATCAAAGCTTGGCAGAGCTCGGCGTGAGCGGTCTTCGCTCCACAGAAGCTCGATTAAAGGCCTATCGGCTACTCGATCATATACGCGACAAGACCGTTCTCGACATCGGCTGCAATGCCGGATTTTTATCCGTCAGCCTTGCCAAGGCTGCTCAGCATGTTACTGGACTTGATATAAATCCATTCCTGTCTGCATTGGCCCGAACTGCGGCCCAGGCTCTCGGCCGCACCAACACGGAGTTTCTCGCCACTGGATTTGAAGACGCTCCTTTGCGCGGTCCGTACGATGTTGTGATGTCCCTCGCCAACCATTCGACTTTTGATGGCCAGACCCGTTACGATCTGCAATCCTATTTCGATCGCTGCATTTCATTATTGAAGCCGGACGGCTTGTTCATCTTTGAGTCCCATACACCTTCTTTCGAGGGAGAGGGAATCACCCAGGTTTGCGAGATGATCTCTCAGCGGCTAAACGTGAAGCAGCGAGATATCTGCAACTACGGAACCTACCTTGACAGGGGACGGACTTTCATAATTGCGGAACATTCGAAGCTGTAA